GAGCGCCGCGACCATAATGGGCGCGACGGGCATGTTGAGTATTATTATCGCATACACCGGCCAGCTTATGAGTCGCGGGGTTTTGCGCGTCTCAAAGAGAAAATGGACGATTGCGATACCCTGAAAGAAGTAAACCGTCGCCACCGGGATTAGGATGTTTATCCCCGCGTCCCGAAGCTCGCCTTCACCGAGCGCCGTCAGCGCCCCGGAGGCTATGAGAACCCAGATCAGATTCGCCGGGAGCCTCATAAGCCGCCAGTCCGTCAGGACTTCTTCACGTTTTTTCAAAACCGAGCGGAGCAGCATGGTGTTCGCCCAGCCCACCATCAGCGAGAGCGCCGCCAGTATTCCGGGAAAGCTGCGGACCACGAAGGCCGCCGCCGATTCCAGCCTCTCCTGAAAGAGAGCTACCTCGTCGGCGGATATTTCGGAGAGTTCCTCCGAAAAGGTCTTCCCGATCTGAGCTTTCCATTCCCCCGCCACGGCTGCGATAAACTCTCCGGGAGGCTGCGAGGCCGAGTTGGCCAGCACCGCCAGGAGGAGCAGGGTGGCGAAGCAGGATATTGCGGCGAATCCGCCTATGGTTTTTTCCGGCGTCCACCCCTTTTTGACGCCGTAACCGATTATAAAAGCCCCCAGCCCGAACTGCGCGAAGTAGGCTATCGCTTCCGCCGGCGCGAAGAACGAGATGAGGGCGGCGGACATAACCGCCATCAGCGCCGCATTCGCGGCAGTGCCTCTCCACGCCAGAAGGGCGAGCGGAAGAGGACAAAAGAGCGCGGCGGCCATCCCCGCGGGAACCACGAGGGAGAGGGAATAAAGCCCTCCCGAGAAAAGCGCCGCCACAGCGCTCTGGATAACGGCTTCCTTGCGGGAAATCAACCCGAAAGGTTGCTCGTGAAGGGAAGCAGCGCCACGTTGCGGGCGCGTTTAATCTCAAGAGCCAGAACTCTCTGGTGGAAAGAGCAGGTTCCGCTGATGCGGCAGGGCACTATCTTGCCGCGATCGGTGATGAACTGGTTGAGGAGCAGCGGCTCCTTGTAGGTAAGGGGCATATCGGGGTGTGCGCAAAAGCGGCAAACCTTACGGCGACGTCCGCGTTTGAAAGCCATGTCAAATCTCCTTGGAAATATTTAAAAGCAGTTTCAGGTTTAGTTTTCGTCTTCGCCTGCGAATTCGTCTTCTTCCTCTTCCTCTTCATCCTTGATGAGGTCGGGGAGAACGGGAGGCTTCGAGGGGGCAACGGCGCTGACCTGCTCCTCGATCTCGGGGAGGGTGGAGGGGTCGATGCCCTCTGCAAGCTTGACGGCCTGAAACTTGATGACCACGTCCAGAAGGTTGAGCTGACGCGCCATGCTGGTGGCGACGGAGCCCTCGCCCGCGAATTCGAGCAGGAGGTACCAGGCTTTCTTCTGACGCTTGACCTCAAAAGCCGTGTCGCGGATGCCCCAGCGTTCGGTCTTGAGCATCCTGCCTCCGGCGTCGATGACGAAGCCTCGGCAACGGTTGATGAGGTCCTCGGTCCCTTCGGTGCCCAGATTGGGATCCATCAGGATGAGAATTTCGTACTTTCTCCAGGGTGTCGGCATAACTGTTTTCTCCTTCAGAGTCTCTATCGCCCTTTCGGGCGCAAGGAGGGTTTAAGCGCATTTTACGCGCAAAAAGCCATGAGGTTTTGACGCCCCTGACCTTTCGCGCAAAACGCGCCGGGTTGAGAGACGCTACTATATACAGAAACGGAAGAAATAATGCAAGACGTGACGGATAAATTCCTTTCCCTGGGATGAGCGTCGCCACTCTCTTTGGGAGAGACTATTCGAGAGCGGAAGTTTCTTTACAAAACACTCGTGCGGAGTCATTCTTTTCAGCGACTGGAGGTGTGCATGAAAACAAGGATATTCGTCTTCGCCGTGGCTTTGCTGGCCGCGAATGGAGCTCTTTGTGAGCCTCTTCGCGTAGGCGAATCGTCGAGAAGGTCTCTTTCGCTGAACCTCTATCAGGGGAACTTCGCCGCCGTAACCGACATAAGGGGGATTTCGCCCCCAAAAGGCGAAGCAGCCCTTGAGATCGAAGGAGTGGCGCAGACTCTCCGGGGCGATACCGTCATTATCGAGGGCGAGGGAGTCGAAGTGAACTCGTTCGTCTCCACCGGCGAGAGACTTTCCCTCCTGCGCCTTCTCGAGGAGAACCTCGGCAGGGAGGCGACGATAGTTTTCAACGAACCCGGCGGCCTTCGCCGCGAGCGGGGGTTGCTCCTGTCTACGGGTGAGGAGACGGTATGGAAGGTGGGGGAGAGGGTGCTCGCCCTGCCGTCCAGAAGTTTCGGCGCATCTCCCGTCGCCTGGTACGAATTCGACTCGGTGCCGGAAGGGTTCGGGGTAAAACCTGTGCTGAAAGCCGACGCGGCCTTCGGCGAAAACGCGAAGGAGCTGATCCTCTCCTATCAGGCCGACGGCCTCGGCTGGAGCGGCAGGTACCTTCTCACCCTGGACGAAAACACACTCGAAGGCTCTCTGGAGGGTTGGGCGGTCATAGGGAACTATTCGGGGATTGACATGGACTCGGCGAAGGTGCGTCTCGTGGCGGGCGAAGTGGCCCGGGAGGACACGGCCGCGCCGATGATGGCCGAGGCCGCGGACGGACGGATGGTGAGGGCGTCGAAGGCGAAAACGGTTCAGGCGGTAAAACAGTTCGAGTATCAGGTCTTCGAGATGCCGGGCGTTATCACCCTCAAGAGAGGGGAGACGAAGCAGGAAAAATTCCTCGGCGCTTCCGGCGTCAAGGCCGAAAAGGTGAGGCGCTACGAGTGGCGCACCTACTACCTGTCCGGCGGCGTGCCGGAGGAAAAGAACGTCCATCCCCGCGTGCTGCTCCGCATAAAAAATACCAGTGACAACGGCCTCGGCATGCCGCTTCCGGCGGGGGTCGTGCGCGTCTACTCGCCTGACGCGGGCAAGTCCAGAACCCTCCTCGGCGAAGATTCCACAGGAAATACGCAAAAGGACGGGCTTTGGGAACTGGCCGTCGGCTCCGCCTTCGATATCTCGGCTGAAAGAAAGCTCCTCTCGACCAGACAAACCGACCAGTGGACAAGCGAGGGAGAGTTCGAGATTACAGTTGAGAACGCGGGTGAGGAGACCGAAGTTGAGGTAGCCGAATCCTTCGGCGGGCGCTTCAGGGTGTTGCAGTCAACCCATCAGTACAATATGCGCGACGCCGACACCGTCGTCTTTACGCTGCCGCTTCCGAAGGAAGGAAAGGCGGTTTTGCGCTTCAAGGTGCGGCTGGAGCAGCGGTAATCTCACTACTTGGAGTCGTCGGCTTTCGGCTTTCCTCCGCCCCCTCTCGGCGCTTTCACTATATCGGCGCAGAAAGACTGCGTGCGGGCAGCCTCGACGATCTTTCCGAGAACCATCGGGTCGATTCTGCCGAGCTGGATGAACCTGATCTTGTTCTGGGGGTCGACGACGAAAAAGGTGGGGGTTCCGACGACGCCGTATTTTTCCGACACCTCGAAAAAGTTCTGGTTCGGAGTGTCGTAAGTAAGGGGCATCGTCAAGCCCAGCCTTTTTACGAAGGGCAAGACGAAGTTGTCGTACTCATGGCCGTCCAGCCCCACCGCGATGACCTCGACGCCGTTGTCGATGTTTTCCCTGTAGAAATTCTCAAGGTCGGGCATCTCGTCCTGACAGGGGAAACAGAAGAAGCTCCAGAAGACCAGAACCTTTACGTTGTTGGGGCAGTCTTTGGTGCCGACGCAGACATCCCTTTTGCCGTCGATGGTTTCAAGGGTGAAGGGAGGGGCGAGGTCGCCCACGCGCACCGCTCCGGTCGTTTCGGGAAGGGATTCCGCCATAGCCGCCGGGGAAAGATAAAATGCCGCAAGCAAGAGAGCAAGGGCGAAAGAAAGCCGTTTCACTCGAGGTTCTCCGAAAATGGGGGGCCGATTCAGGCAGCCTGGTGAAGATATGTTATTTTTAATTCACGGCCTCGGCGTAGACCACAGGATGTGGGTCTTCCAGCAAAGGCGTCTTACTAGAGACTATCACATAAAAGCCCCCGATCTACCAGGATTCGGTGAAAATCCTCCGCCGGAAAATACCGCGTTTGATCCCCTGGTCCACCTCGCGGATTTTGTTGCGGACGAAATCAAAAGCAGCGGTGCGGACAAAGTCAATTTATGCGGTTACTCGATGGGCGGCACTCTCGCGCTGATGGTGGCCCTTCGCAACCCCGGCCTCGTCGATTCTCTGGCGCTCGTCTGCTCCTCCCCCTGCTGGGGGGGAGGGAGGAAGTGGGTCAGGGGGCTGACCCTCGGACCTCTGGCCCTCCTTTCCGCCTCTTTTCTCGGTTTCGGCATGAGGGCGGGAGTCTACAGGCACCTCAAGGGGGAGGCCGACCGAAACCTTCTGCTGGACATGCTGGGCAAGGCGGACAAATATTTTTCGGCGAGACTCCTGAAGTCGCTTTTTGCTGTGGATTTAAGACCCCGCCTCGGCGAAATTAAAGTGCCGACGCTGATAATAGGCGGGGAAAGAGACCTCCTCGCTCCGGTTTCGCACCAACGCTTTCTCCATCAGGGGATTGAGGGCTCCTCGCTCGCCCTGATACCCGGAGCCGGACACTACTACTGCATCCAGAAACCCGACGATTTTGCGTCGCGGCTGGCGGATTTTGAAAGAGGAATTATTACCCGATGAATCTCGATCCCGAACTTTTGGAATATTTCAACAACTGCGATTTCGCGGTCGTCTGTCTTCGGCTCGACCTCGGCGCGGGCGAGGAGGGCGTCCTGCTCGTAAAATCCACCGGCGAACTTCTGGAAGGGTTCAAAAAGGCTTCGGCCATACCGGCCGTCGGCTGGATCGTCGAAGGGAGCGAGCACGGGCCGGTCGTATGCCTTTGCCTTCACTGTATTTCGGAGGCGGGGGAAATTCTCGGCGAAAGCTGCTTCGATGTCTTCGACGAGGAAGACGCGAGCCTCCTCGCGCTCCTTTCGCAGCAAAACAGGCTCAAGGTCGCCATGTACGACGAGAAGCTGGAACTGGTCTACATGATCGGCGCCCGCTGGGACGAGGTTATGCAGATTTTGACGCAGCAGGTCCTCGACAGGGCGGAGGAACTCGCCGAAAGAACGGCAACCCCCGATTTCTCGAAGTCGATTGAACACTTCCAGTCGGCCGTATCCCTCGAAATGATAGCCGAAGCCGCGAGGGGCGGCTCAGAGGAAAACTGATGGGAGAGGGAAACGAAAAACTTTCCGGGCTGGACGATTTTTTCAGGAAAGCGGGAGGAGCGCTCGTAGCTTTTTCCGGGGGGTGCGATTCCTCCTTCCTTCTGGCGCGGGCTCACGCGGTATTGCCCGAAAGGGTCGCGGGAGTCACGGTCGCCTCCGGTTTCTACCCGCCGTGGGAGCTTGGGAACGCAAAGAGATTCGCCGATAAGACGGGGGTTCGCCACATTATCGTCCCCGTCCACGTCCTCGGGGAAGAAAAGGTCGCAAGCAACCCGGTGGACCGCTGCTACCACTGCAAAAAGGGGATATTCACCCGACTTTGGGAAGTGGCGCGGTCAGAGGGAATGCCCGTCCTCGTAGACGGGACGAACGCCAGCGACAGCCGCGACTACCGGCCCGGCTCCAGGGCGCTTTTGGAACTGGGGGTTTCAAGCCCCCTTCGGGATTTGGGAATCACAAAGGAAGAGGTGCGGGAATTTTCGAGGGAAATGGGACTCCCCACTTGGAACGCGGAGCCCCAGAGCTGTTTTGCGACAAGATTTCCCTACGGAACGAGGATTACCGGAGAAAAACTTTTTGCTGTACAATGCGCGGAAGAAAAATTGAGGGGGCTCGGTTTCGCAAATCTGCGCCTTCGCTGCCACGGCGACCTCGCCAGGCTCGAAGTGCCGGAGGGAGAGGTCGAAAGGGCCGCGGGGCAGCTTCGGGAAAAGGTCCTTGCGATAATCAGGGAGTGCGGCTTCAAGTACGCCTCGATCGACCTTGGCGGTTACAGATTCGGTTCTATGGACTGATTTATTTATTTTATAGAATAGAGAGGGACGAAAGTGACTCCTGAATATCTGAAAAGCCTGCTGGACCGCTACAAGACCGGCGAACTGGACACCGAGTTCGTCCTCGACGAACTCTCCAAGCTTCCTTTCGAGGACATCGGGTTCGCGAAGCTCGACCACCACAGGAGGGTGCGCACCGGCTACCCGGAGGTCATCTTCGGCGAGGGCAAGACCCCCGGCGACGTCGCCGACATCTTCGGCAGGCTGGCCGAACGCAACAGCGTGGTGCTTTGCACCAGAGCCTCCACCGAGATGTATCACGCCATTAAGATGCTTACTCCCCTGGCGGAATACCACGAGGAATGCCGCATCGTGGAATACTGCTCCGACACGGTGCGAAAGGTCGGCTCCGTGGTGGTGATAAGCGGCGGAACCTCCGACCAGAGAGTGGCGGAAGAGGCCGCCGTCGTCTGCGAACTCTTCGGCAGCGCGGTGACGAGGATCTACGACGTGGGAGTGGCGGGGATTCACCGGCTCCTGCGCCACGCGGGCGCCTTCCGCAGGGCCAACTGCATAATAGCCGTCGCGGGGATGGAAGGGGCTCTTCCCTCGGTAGTCGCGGGGCTGGTGGACGTTCCGGTGATAGCCGTTCCCACAAGCGTCGGCTACGGGACCGCTTTCGGCGGCATCGCGCCGCTTCTCACCATGCTGAACAGCTGCGCCACCGGGGTCAGCGTCGTGAACATAGACAACGGTTTCGGCGCTGCGGTGCAGGCCGACATGATAAACAAACTCGCCGCCGGCGGGAGACAAGCCAAAAAGAAATGAGGGTTCTTCTCTTTGACGGGGTCGCGGGGGTCAGCGGAGACATGTTCGCCGGGGCGCTCCTCGACCTCGGAGCGGATTTTTCCTTCGTGCGGGAGAGCGTCCTTTCCCTTGGCATCGACGGGCTGGACGTAACCGCCAGGAAGGTGTCGAAGGGAGGGATCGCCGCCACCTCCTTTAGGGTAATCGACGTAAGGACCGGTCAGGACGCCGATTATCTGCAGGAACACGGCCATCCGCACCGCAGTCTCTCAACCATTCTGGAGCTTCTGGGGTCCTCGAAGGCGGACTCCGGGGTGAAAGGCCACGCGGCGGAGATCTTCCGCCGCCTCGGAGAAGTGGAAGCGAATATCCACTCGGTGCCCGTGGAAGAGGTCCGCTTTCACGAACTCGGGGCGTTGGACACAATCGCGGACGTAGTCGCGGGGTGCGCGGCTTTCCTCTCCCTCGGCGCGAAAAGGGCCTATCTGGCTCCCCTGGCGCTTGGCTCGGGTAAGATCCGCACCTCTCACGGGATTTTGCCGGTGCCCGCGCCGGCCACCCTTGCGCTCGTGAAGAACTACAACGTAATCCTGAGCCTTTACGAGGGCGAGGAGACGGGGGAGTTGACGACGCCTACCGGAGCCGCGCTGGCGACTCACTTCTCGTCGCCTCTGAAAGCGCCGCTGGAGATGAAGGTCGAGGGAATCGGGTACGGCGCGGGTAAAAAGGAACTTTCCTTTCCGAACGTCTTTCGGGCCACCATCGGTACGAAATGAAAGCCACGCGGGCGGTTCTTCTCGCCTCCCTCCTTCTTTTGTCATCGTTTTTACCAACCCATGCTTTCTCCGAAGACGGTCCTCTCGTGCGCGCCCGCCTCAACCTTGCCTGGGACAGCGTCGACCGGAAGAAATACGAGGAGGCGCTCTCCTACCTTCCCGAAGAATCTTTTGGGGGCGAAGCGGCGGAAGAGATTCTGGCGATCAGGTACGAATGTTTTACGGGGCTTAAAAGATATCCGGCGTTTCTCTCGTTTTTGCGGAAGTCTTCCTTCCTC
This genomic interval from bacterium contains the following:
- a CDS encoding TlpA family protein disulfide reductase — translated: MKRLSFALALLLAAFYLSPAAMAESLPETTGAVRVGDLAPPFTLETIDGKRDVCVGTKDCPNNVKVLVFWSFFCFPCQDEMPDLENFYRENIDNGVEVIAVGLDGHEYDNFVLPFVKRLGLTMPLTYDTPNQNFFEVSEKYGVVGTPTFFVVDPQNKIRFIQLGRIDPMVLGKIVEAARTQSFCADIVKAPRGGGGKPKADDSK
- the rpsR gene encoding 30S ribosomal protein S18 — encoded protein: MAFKRGRRRKVCRFCAHPDMPLTYKEPLLLNQFITDRGKIVPCRISGTCSFHQRVLALEIKRARNVALLPFTSNLSG
- the rpsF gene encoding 30S ribosomal protein S6: MPTPWRKYEILILMDPNLGTEGTEDLINRCRGFVIDAGGRMLKTERWGIRDTAFEVKRQKKAWYLLLEFAGEGSVATSMARQLNLLDVVIKFQAVKLAEGIDPSTLPEIEEQVSAVAPSKPPVLPDLIKDEEEEEEDEFAGEDEN
- a CDS encoding alpha/beta hydrolase; amino-acid sequence: MGGRFRQPGEDMLFLIHGLGVDHRMWVFQQRRLTRDYHIKAPDLPGFGENPPPENTAFDPLVHLADFVADEIKSSGADKVNLCGYSMGGTLALMVALRNPGLVDSLALVCSSPCWGGGRKWVRGLTLGPLALLSASFLGFGMRAGVYRHLKGEADRNLLLDMLGKADKYFSARLLKSLFAVDLRPRLGEIKVPTLIIGGERDLLAPVSHQRFLHQGIEGSSLALIPGAGHYYCIQKPDDFASRLADFERGIITR
- a CDS encoding DUF2232 domain-containing protein, which encodes MISRKEAVIQSAVAALFSGGLYSLSLVVPAGMAAALFCPLPLALLAWRGTAANAALMAVMSAALISFFAPAEAIAYFAQFGLGAFIIGYGVKKGWTPEKTIGGFAAISCFATLLLLAVLANSASQPPGEFIAAVAGEWKAQIGKTFSEELSEISADEVALFQERLESAAAFVVRSFPGILAALSLMVGWANTMLLRSVLKKREEVLTDWRLMRLPANLIWVLIASGALTALGEGELRDAGINILIPVATVYFFQGIAIVHFLFETRKTPRLISWPVYAIIILNMPVAPIMVAALGAFDLWADFRSRIVPPAVN
- a CDS encoding LarC family nickel insertion protein, with protein sequence MRVLLFDGVAGVSGDMFAGALLDLGADFSFVRESVLSLGIDGLDVTARKVSKGGIAATSFRVIDVRTGQDADYLQEHGHPHRSLSTILELLGSSKADSGVKGHAAEIFRRLGEVEANIHSVPVEEVRFHELGALDTIADVVAGCAAFLSLGAKRAYLAPLALGSGKIRTSHGILPVPAPATLALVKNYNVILSLYEGEETGELTTPTGAALATHFSSPLKAPLEMKVEGIGYGAGKKELSFPNVFRATIGTK
- the larE gene encoding ATP-dependent sacrificial sulfur transferase LarE; translated protein: MGEGNEKLSGLDDFFRKAGGALVAFSGGCDSSFLLARAHAVLPERVAGVTVASGFYPPWELGNAKRFADKTGVRHIIVPVHVLGEEKVASNPVDRCYHCKKGIFTRLWEVARSEGMPVLVDGTNASDSRDYRPGSRALLELGVSSPLRDLGITKEEVREFSREMGLPTWNAEPQSCFATRFPYGTRITGEKLFAVQCAEEKLRGLGFANLRLRCHGDLARLEVPEGEVERAAGQLREKVLAIIRECGFKYASIDLGGYRFGSMD
- the larB gene encoding nickel pincer cofactor biosynthesis protein LarB, translated to MTPEYLKSLLDRYKTGELDTEFVLDELSKLPFEDIGFAKLDHHRRVRTGYPEVIFGEGKTPGDVADIFGRLAERNSVVLCTRASTEMYHAIKMLTPLAEYHEECRIVEYCSDTVRKVGSVVVISGGTSDQRVAEEAAVVCELFGSAVTRIYDVGVAGIHRLLRHAGAFRRANCIIAVAGMEGALPSVVAGLVDVPVIAVPTSVGYGTAFGGIAPLLTMLNSCATGVSVVNIDNGFGAAVQADMINKLAAGGRQAKKK